The Natranaeroarchaeum aerophilus DNA segment CGAGTACGCCCACCGCCCGTGGCGGATGGATGCCGACGAGGAATCGTCGTACGACGTGGTTCTGGGTGTCGACTACTCCGAGCCGATGATCGACGTAGAAGCGCGGTTCGTGGAACTACAGGAGACGAGATACTGAACAAAAGCGTGCACGGGTGAACAGACTCATACGTTAGTTTCAATCTACTTTCATAGTGATTTAACAGCCACTTGCTTATGGGTACCAACACAGTGGCTGTACGTACTGACGACGACTCAGGACGTGTGCTAATCTCTAGCACCCGACAACTGCTCTTGCCGACGAACCCGTCGTATCTCGGTGAGTTCGACCTCCAGACCGAACGTCACAGAGTAACCTGTGCGACCGGCGAGTACGAGGTGGGACAGTGGCGCGGCGTTCGGATCGGGGCGCTGCTCTCACGCGTCGAGGCGGACGAAGGATCGACGCATCTGCTGGTTACCGGGGACGACGGCTACCGGGCCTGCATTTCGATGACGGCAGCACACGACGCGCTGCTGGCTGTAGCACGTGAGGACGAACAGGGGGACGGACGACTTCCCAGATTTGTCGGCGACGCGATCGACGGTGCGGAGTCAGTGGCGAGCGTTGAACGGATCGAAACGCTTCATCTCGACCCAGCCGAAGACGCCAGCGAGTACACCGGCCATCCCACGGCCGACGTCTGAGGGTGCCGACGCCGTTTTCTATCGTGAAGACTGATCCCGTGTATGCACCTGCTGATCACCGGCGGTAACGGCTTCATTGGCCGCCACATCTGTGCAAACGCCGTCGCTGCGGACCACGACGTAACGAGCGTCGCGAGAAGCGGTTCTCCGCCGGACGCCGAGACTGCCGACTGGACCGACCAGGTCGAGTGGATCGCTGCCGACGTGTTCGCGCCCCACGAGTGGCGTTCGTACCTGTCGACTGTCGACTGTGTCGTCCACTCGATCGGTACCATCTCGGAGACCCTCGAGACGGGCGTGACGTTCGAGCGTCTCAACGGCGATTCCGCGATCGTCGCCGCACTGGAGGCCGACCGGGCTGGCGTTGACCGCTTCGTGTACGTCTCTTCGTCGACGAAGCCGCCGCTGGTCCGGGACGCATACATGACGGCTCGACGCCGTGCCGAGGCCGCCATCGTCGACCTCGAAATGGACGTCCTGATTCCGCGGTTCGGACCGGTCTACGGCCCGGACCAGCCACACTTTCCGGCGCTCGCGAACTACCTGTTCACCGCGGTCGGGGAGGTCGAACCGATCGCACGTCGCCTCGGAGAAGACAGACCGTTTTCGGTCGAGATGGCCGGACAGGCAATTTGCGAACTCGCAGTCACGGACGACCCACCTGCGAGTCCCATCACCGCCGAAACGCTCGCCGCGCTTGCACGATGATCAGCGTTCAAAGAAGCGGCCGTGGAACCCGAACGGCTCGGGGTGGGGAAGGTACGCCCGTGCGATCTCGGTGAGTGTCCCGGCATCGAACACGAGCAGCATCGTCTGCTCGCGCTCCACGTCGAGCGCCGTCGCCAGTACCACGCCGTCATCTTCGACCTCCGGGTCGGGCTTCTGGATCGGGATCGGCTCCTCGACGAACACGGATCGCTCCCACCACTCCTGTGCAGTCCCGGTTTCGCAGTCGACTTTTACGAGGCCGTTCGCGCCATTGCGATCGGTCGCCTGTCCGAACGCGTAGCGATGCTGTCGGCCGATCTTTGACCGGACGATCCGGGGGAGTTCCATCCCGCCGTCGTACAGCCGCGATCGGTCGATCCGCTCGCGTCGGAGGTCGATCTCGTACCGGAGAAGTCGACCGTCCGGTACTGAGGGAAAGCCGACGCCGTCGAGTTCCTCCATCGCCATCGCACCGACGATATCGTCATCGGGGAATTCGACGAGATCCAGCACGACGGTCCCGTCTTCCGCGTAGGCGTTGATATGATGGAACGTGAAGGCAGCGTCCGTGGTCGGCTCCGCGACGAGTTCGCCGCTTTCCCGATCGACGACCAGCACGCGGGTCGGCCGGTCCGGTTGCCAGTCGAGCATGTCGGTGACCCCCTGGGAAAACGGGTTCAGCGCACGTAGGACGGAGACGACAAGCGGTGATTCGACGAGGACGACGTGTTCCTCGGTGA contains these protein-coding regions:
- a CDS encoding molybdopterin-dependent oxidoreductase, which produces MLISSTRQLLLPTNPSYLGEFDLQTERHRVTCATGEYEVGQWRGVRIGALLSRVEADEGSTHLLVTGDDGYRACISMTAAHDALLAVAREDEQGDGRLPRFVGDAIDGAESVASVERIETLHLDPAEDASEYTGHPTADV
- a CDS encoding NAD-dependent epimerase/dehydratase family protein, whose amino-acid sequence is MHLLITGGNGFIGRHICANAVAADHDVTSVARSGSPPDAETADWTDQVEWIAADVFAPHEWRSYLSTVDCVVHSIGTISETLETGVTFERLNGDSAIVAALEADRAGVDRFVYVSSSTKPPLVRDAYMTARRRAEAAIVDLEMDVLIPRFGPVYGPDQPHFPALANYLFTAVGEVEPIARRLGEDRPFSVEMAGQAICELAVTDDPPASPITAETLAALAR
- a CDS encoding carotenoid oxygenase family protein, with product MTGLYGPGFRTLTTELHDHRPTIEGEIPDWLSGTLIRNGPGRFDVGERRVNHWFDGLAMLRRCAFENGSLHYSNRFLRTEAYGDAMDGRLTGQFGTDTRGWRRIVETIRSLGLPEPTDNANVHVAEVDGEYVALTEAPRRIAFDPETLETRGEFRFEDDFPEHLTAAHLVDDPHREELVGFTTEFGRRPQYHIYRVPAGSRSRERIASIDANGPAYIHDVSVTEEHVVLVESPLVVSVLRALNPFSQGVTDMLDWQPDRPTRVLVVDRESGELVAEPTTDAAFTFHHINAYAEDGTVVLDLVEFPDDDIVGAMAMEELDGVGFPSVPDGRLLRYEIDLRRERIDRSRLYDGGMELPRIVRSKIGRQHRYAFGQATDRNGANGLVKVDCETGTAQEWWERSVFVEEPIPIQKPDPEVEDDGVVLATALDVEREQTMLLVFDAGTLTEIARAYLPHPEPFGFHGRFFER